The following coding sequences lie in one Myxococcus xanthus genomic window:
- a CDS encoding polyhydroxyalkanoate synthesis regulator DNA-binding domain-containing protein: protein MSEAEQAGAPSKEPKIIKRYTNRKLYDTVESRYVTLDEIAAMIKEGTEVRIVDNRTKEDLTSVTLAQIIFEEEKKKNQMPLSVLREIIRHPGESISGFIQKEVSPRVASIREEAESRLDKLLRRDENAPRAEGEPEAPVAPPEDTTAADNAAAAGLSPADLLKASQRAFEEWQRRIDERVKHVVENLTGNLPALGRDMASLTQRLEELEKKLEQAEQQKSPPKQE, encoded by the coding sequence ATGAGCGAGGCTGAGCAAGCAGGCGCTCCGAGCAAGGAGCCGAAGATCATCAAGCGGTACACGAACCGGAAGCTCTACGACACCGTGGAGAGCCGATACGTCACCCTTGATGAGATCGCAGCGATGATCAAGGAGGGCACCGAGGTACGGATTGTCGATAATCGTACCAAGGAGGACCTGACCTCCGTCACCCTCGCGCAGATCATCTTCGAAGAGGAGAAGAAGAAGAACCAGATGCCGCTGTCGGTGCTGCGGGAAATCATCCGCCACCCCGGCGAGTCCATCTCCGGGTTCATCCAGAAGGAGGTCTCCCCGCGAGTCGCCTCCATCCGCGAGGAGGCCGAGTCCCGTCTCGACAAGCTCCTGCGCCGGGACGAGAACGCCCCCCGGGCAGAGGGAGAGCCCGAAGCCCCCGTCGCCCCCCCTGAGGACACCACCGCCGCAGACAACGCCGCGGCAGCTGGGCTCAGCCCGGCCGACCTGCTCAAGGCCAGCCAGCGCGCCTTCGAGGAGTGGCAGCGGCGAATCGACGAGCGCGTGAAGCACGTCGTGGAGAACCTCACCGGCAACCTGCCCGCGCTTGGCCGCGACATGGCTTCGCTCACCCAGCGCCTCGAGGAGCTGGAGAAGAAGCTGGAGCAGGCCGAGCAGCAGAAGAGCCCGCCGAAGCAGGAGTAA